A stretch of the Streptomyces sp. NBC_00654 genome encodes the following:
- a CDS encoding RNA polymerase sigma factor, translating to MQTRTVTTTAHVPAIPAQNRAVHHPETAVDPPPEPETVMEESTVPGPPEPHSRPETGGPSSDLFRQYLREIGRIPLLTAADEVDLARRVEAGLFAEERLASTPDPDSRLAVDLDRLVVMGRMAKRRLIEANLRLVVSVAKRYVGRGLTMLDLVQEGNLGLIRAVEKFDYARGYKFSTYATWWIRQAMSRALADQARTIRVPVHVVELINRVVRVQRRMLQERGCEPTAEEVAAELDLTPERVSEVLRLAQEPVSLHAPVGEEDDVSFGDLIEDGDAASPVESAAFLLLREHLEAVLSTLGERERKVVQLRYGLADGRPRTLEEIGRIFGVTRERIRQIESKTLSKLRDHAFADQLRGYLD from the coding sequence GTGCAGACCCGGACCGTGACGACGACCGCGCATGTCCCGGCCATTCCCGCGCAGAACCGGGCCGTGCACCACCCGGAGACCGCGGTGGACCCGCCGCCGGAGCCCGAGACGGTCATGGAGGAGTCGACGGTTCCCGGGCCCCCGGAGCCGCACAGCAGACCGGAGACGGGCGGCCCGTCCTCCGATCTCTTCCGGCAGTATCTGCGCGAGATCGGCCGGATCCCCCTGCTCACCGCCGCCGACGAGGTGGACCTCGCCCGCCGCGTCGAAGCCGGGCTCTTCGCCGAGGAACGGCTCGCCAGTACCCCGGACCCCGACTCCCGGCTCGCCGTCGACCTGGACCGGCTGGTCGTCATGGGCCGGATGGCCAAGCGCCGGCTCATCGAGGCGAACCTGCGCCTCGTCGTCTCCGTCGCCAAGCGGTACGTGGGCCGCGGGCTGACGATGCTCGACCTCGTCCAGGAAGGGAACCTCGGGCTGATCAGGGCGGTCGAGAAGTTCGACTACGCCCGGGGCTACAAGTTCTCCACGTACGCGACCTGGTGGATCCGCCAGGCCATGTCCCGCGCGCTGGCCGACCAGGCGCGCACCATCCGCGTCCCGGTCCATGTCGTCGAGCTCATCAACCGCGTCGTGCGGGTCCAGCGCCGGATGCTCCAGGAACGCGGCTGTGAGCCGACCGCCGAAGAGGTGGCCGCCGAGCTCGATCTGACCCCGGAACGGGTGAGCGAGGTCCTGCGCCTGGCCCAGGAGCCCGTCTCGCTGCACGCGCCCGTCGGCGAGGAGGACGACGTCTCCTTCGGCGACCTGATCGAGGACGGCGACGCGGCCTCCCCGGTCGAGTCCGCCGCCTTCCTGCTGCTGCGCGAACATCTGGAGGCGGTGCTCTCCACCCTCGGCGAGCGGGAACGCAAGGTGGTGCAGCTGCGCTACGGGCTGGCCGACGGGCGGCCCCGCACCCTGGAGGAGATCGGCCGGATCTTCGGGGTGACCCGTGAACGCATCCGCCAGATCGAGTCCAAGACCCTCAGCAAACTGCGGGACCACGCGTTCGCCGACCAGCTCCGCGGCTACCTCGACTGA
- the dnaG gene encoding DNA primase, whose protein sequence is MAGRINDDDVKAVRDAVPIDSVVSEYLQLRNAGGGNLKGLCPFHDEKSPSFQVSPSKGLFHCFGCQEGGDTLAFVMKIDHLTFSETVERLAAKAGITLRYEEGGYNPSHQRGERIRLIEAHKAAAQFYVEQLDSPEAEIGRKFLAGRGFDQAAAAHFGVGYSPAGWDHLTRYLRGKGFSDKELITSGLSQDGRRGPIDRFRGRLMWPISDTSGEIVGFGARKLRDDDNGPKYLNTPETSIYKKSQVLYGIDLAKKDIAKASRAVVVEGYTDVMACHLAGVTTAIATCGTAFGNDHIKILRRLLMDNGSARVIFTFDGDAAGQKAALRAFEDDQKFAAETYIAIAPDSMDPCDLRLAKGDEAVRDLVEPRTPLFEFALRQIVRRYDLETPAGRAAALDEAAAVVAKIKTSSVQREVAVQLAGFVGILDQEFVVHRVAQLAHWARKDRNNRGDRGTGPGGLSRPGAPQQTVQAPTVPSGPALNLRSPAHRTERELLKLALQKPALVSPAFDAYGIDEFTAPPYAAVRQCVADAGGAEQGLAETREYLVAVLDAAPNDTVRNLVTELAVEVFHGKSIDETYAGMQLVQVRLRAVDRRINDVQGSLARLGSNVAPDDLAAAQNEVWVLQQYAQSLRANGADAL, encoded by the coding sequence GTGGCAGGCAGGATCAATGACGACGACGTGAAGGCGGTACGGGACGCGGTCCCGATCGACTCCGTCGTGTCCGAATACCTTCAGCTCCGCAACGCGGGCGGCGGAAACCTCAAGGGACTCTGCCCCTTCCACGACGAGAAGTCCCCCTCCTTCCAGGTCAGTCCCAGCAAGGGGCTCTTCCACTGCTTCGGCTGCCAGGAGGGCGGCGACACCCTTGCCTTCGTGATGAAGATCGACCACCTCACCTTCTCGGAGACGGTCGAGCGCCTCGCCGCCAAGGCGGGCATCACCCTGCGGTACGAGGAGGGCGGCTACAACCCCTCCCACCAGCGCGGCGAACGCATCAGGCTGATCGAGGCGCACAAGGCCGCCGCCCAGTTCTATGTGGAGCAGCTGGACAGCCCCGAGGCCGAGATCGGCCGCAAGTTCCTGGCCGGCCGCGGCTTCGACCAGGCCGCCGCCGCCCATTTCGGCGTCGGCTACAGCCCCGCGGGCTGGGACCACCTCACCCGCTATCTGCGCGGCAAGGGCTTCAGCGACAAGGAGCTGATCACCTCCGGTCTGTCGCAGGACGGCCGCCGCGGCCCCATCGACCGCTTCCGCGGCCGGCTGATGTGGCCGATCAGCGACACCTCCGGTGAGATCGTCGGCTTCGGCGCCCGCAAGCTGCGCGACGACGACAACGGCCCGAAGTACCTCAACACCCCCGAGACCTCGATCTACAAGAAGTCCCAGGTGCTGTACGGCATCGACCTGGCCAAGAAGGACATCGCCAAGGCCAGCCGGGCCGTCGTCGTCGAGGGCTACACCGACGTCATGGCCTGCCATCTGGCCGGAGTCACCACGGCCATCGCCACCTGCGGCACCGCCTTCGGCAACGACCACATCAAGATCCTGCGCCGCCTCCTGATGGACAACGGCAGCGCCCGGGTGATCTTCACCTTCGACGGCGACGCGGCCGGCCAGAAGGCGGCCCTGCGCGCCTTCGAGGACGACCAGAAGTTCGCCGCGGAGACGTACATCGCGATCGCCCCGGACAGCATGGACCCCTGCGATCTGCGCCTGGCCAAGGGCGACGAGGCGGTCCGCGACCTGGTCGAACCCCGTACCCCGCTCTTCGAGTTCGCACTGCGCCAGATCGTCCGGCGCTACGACCTGGAGACGCCGGCGGGCCGCGCCGCGGCGCTCGACGAGGCCGCCGCCGTCGTCGCGAAGATCAAGACGAGCAGTGTGCAGCGTGAGGTCGCCGTCCAGCTCGCCGGTTTCGTCGGCATCCTCGACCAGGAATTCGTCGTGCACCGGGTCGCGCAGCTCGCCCACTGGGCCCGCAAGGACCGTAACAATCGTGGCGACCGGGGTACCGGCCCCGGAGGACTGTCCCGGCCCGGGGCCCCGCAGCAGACCGTCCAGGCACCCACCGTCCCCTCCGGCCCCGCGCTCAACCTCCGCAGCCCCGCCCACCGCACCGAGCGCGAGCTGCTCAAGCTCGCCCTGCAGAAGCCCGCCCTGGTCTCCCCGGCCTTCGACGCCTACGGGATCGACGAGTTCACCGCCCCGCCGTACGCCGCCGTACGGCAGTGCGTCGCGGATGCGGGCGGCGCCGAACAGGGCCTGGCCGAGACCCGCGAGTATCTGGTCGCCGTCCTGGACGCCGCCCCCAACGACACCGTGCGCAACCTCGTCACCGAGCTGGCCGTCGAGGTCTTCCACGGCAAGTCCATCGACGAGACGTACGCCGGCATGCAGCTCGTCCAGGTCCGGCTGCGCGCCGTGGACCGCCGGATCAACGATGTCCAGGGCAGCCTCGCCCGCCTCGGCAGCAATGTGGCGCCGGACGACCTGGCGGCCGCGCAGAACGAGGTATGGGTGCTCCAGCAGTACGCCCAGTCCCTCCGCGCCAACGGCGCGGACGCCCTCTGA